A stretch of Candidatus Zixiibacteriota bacterium DNA encodes these proteins:
- the htpX gene encoding zinc metalloprotease HtpX: protein MNTMKTTFLMALLMVLAVGLGYMFGGKGGMMIAFVFALLMNVFSYWFSDKLVLKMYKAQPVTETDQPRLYNMVRELSQRAQLPMPKVYVIPSDTPNAFATGRNPQHAAVAVTSGIMRILNENELRGVIGHELAHVKHRDILIGTIAAVFAGAISMIANMAQFAAIFGGSRSDDERGGGGLGVLVMAIVAPIAAMMIQMAISRSREYLADAGGAKFHGNPRDLANALRKLHTASQRVPMDASPATAHMFIVNPLFGRGGFTSLFSTHPPMEERVRRLEEMRLGYTG from the coding sequence ATGAACACCATGAAAACCACGTTCCTGATGGCACTGCTGATGGTGCTGGCCGTCGGACTGGGATACATGTTTGGCGGCAAGGGCGGCATGATGATCGCCTTCGTGTTCGCCCTGTTGATGAACGTTTTCTCTTACTGGTTCTCGGATAAGCTGGTCTTAAAGATGTACAAAGCGCAGCCGGTGACCGAGACGGATCAGCCGCGGCTGTACAACATGGTGCGCGAGCTGTCGCAGCGGGCGCAGTTGCCGATGCCGAAGGTGTATGTGATTCCGAGCGACACGCCGAACGCGTTCGCGACCGGGCGCAATCCGCAGCACGCGGCGGTGGCGGTGACCAGCGGCATCATGCGCATCCTCAACGAAAACGAGCTGCGCGGGGTGATCGGACACGAGCTGGCGCACGTCAAGCATCGCGATATTCTGATCGGGACGATCGCGGCGGTATTTGCCGGCGCGATTTCGATGATCGCGAACATGGCGCAATTCGCGGCGATTTTCGGCGGCAGCCGGTCGGATGACGAACGCGGCGGCGGCGGTCTGGGGGTGCTGGTGATGGCGATTGTGGCGCCGATTGCGGCGATGATGATTCAGATGGCGATTTCGCGTTCGCGCGAATACCTGGCCGATGCGGGCGGCGCGAAGTTCCACGGTAATCCGCGCGATCTGGCCAATGCGCTGCGCAAACTGCACACGGCCTCCCAGCGGGTGCCGATGGATGCCAGTCCGGCGACAGCGCACATGTTTATCGTCAATCCGCTGTTCGGGCGCGGCGGTTTCACCAGCCTGTTTTCGACGCATCCGCCGATGGAAGAGCGGGTGCGGCGTCTGGAAGAGATGCGGCTGGGATATACCGGGTAA
- a CDS encoding S9 family peptidase, whose product MTLRFNSSGLSKLTAIWVLIVLGLSAAALAQAPTPPVATVIPKADTLFGEVRIDNYFWLRDRTDPDVFDYLEAENEYTKMMMTDTEALQEQIFKEIIGRIKETDLSVPEKVDNYYYYSRTEQGKEYAIHCRKLGSLEAPEEILLDENELAVGKEYLHIGAYGLSPNHQLLAYSVDTTGGEVYTLYVKNLQTGKLLSDRVPNVGNSIAWAADNHTLFYDVLDETYRPYRIYRHVLGSAASADKLIFEEPDDHYFVDVALSRNKRWIMIDLGSETTSEALYLDANNPLGEFKVVQPRQAGVEYYVFPHDDQFFIITNDNALNFKVMTAPASNPGKANWKEFLPYREEIRVESMKTFKDYVAISERQNGLIQLKIVRLSDKAEHNIEFPEATFSAMFNNNPDFNSRALRFTYFSLTTQKSVFEYDMESRERKLLKQDEIPSGYDATQYQAERIFATAPDGVQVPIALVYRKDKFRKDGTNPVYLDGYGAYGIPEDPWFSVARISLLDRGFVFAIAQVRGGGEMGRPWYYAGRLLNKKNTFTDFIACAEHLIKEKYAATDKVIAYGGSAGGLLVGSVLTMRPDLWGAVVADVPFVDLINTMSDSTIPLTVTEWEEWGNPLEPEYYSYMRSYSPYDNIRATNYPPILITAGLNDPRVAYWEPAKFCAKLRAMKTDGNLLLLKTNMDAGHGGASGRYEAYKEIAFEYAFLLKVLKLQP is encoded by the coding sequence ATGACTCTTCGGTTCAACAGTTCTGGACTCAGTAAGCTCACAGCGATCTGGGTTTTGATTGTCCTTGGCTTGAGCGCAGCCGCGCTGGCGCAGGCGCCGACGCCGCCGGTGGCGACGGTGATTCCCAAGGCGGACACGCTGTTCGGCGAGGTGCGCATCGACAACTACTTCTGGCTGCGCGACCGCACCGATCCGGATGTTTTCGACTATCTCGAAGCCGAGAACGAGTACACCAAGATGATGATGACGGACACGGAGGCGCTGCAGGAGCAGATCTTCAAGGAAATCATCGGCCGCATCAAAGAGACCGACCTGAGCGTGCCGGAAAAGGTTGACAACTACTATTACTACTCGCGCACCGAGCAAGGTAAGGAATATGCGATCCACTGCCGCAAGTTGGGGAGTCTGGAGGCGCCGGAAGAAATTCTGCTCGACGAAAACGAGCTGGCGGTCGGGAAGGAATATCTGCACATCGGCGCGTACGGCCTCAGCCCGAATCACCAGTTGCTGGCGTACTCGGTCGATACGACGGGCGGCGAGGTCTACACGCTGTATGTCAAGAATCTGCAGACCGGCAAGCTGCTGAGCGACCGCGTGCCCAACGTCGGCAACAGCATCGCCTGGGCGGCGGACAACCACACGCTTTTCTACGACGTGCTCGACGAAACCTACCGGCCGTATCGCATCTATCGCCACGTGCTCGGCAGCGCGGCGAGCGCGGACAAACTGATTTTTGAGGAGCCGGACGATCACTACTTTGTTGATGTCGCACTGTCGCGCAACAAACGTTGGATCATGATTGATCTGGGCAGCGAGACGACCTCGGAGGCACTGTACCTTGACGCCAACAATCCGCTCGGCGAATTCAAGGTGGTGCAGCCGCGCCAGGCGGGTGTTGAGTACTACGTGTTCCCGCACGACGACCAGTTTTTTATTATCACCAATGACAACGCGCTCAACTTCAAGGTGATGACGGCGCCGGCGAGCAACCCGGGCAAGGCGAACTGGAAAGAGTTCCTGCCATACCGCGAGGAGATCCGGGTCGAGTCGATGAAGACTTTCAAGGATTACGTCGCCATCAGCGAGCGCCAGAACGGATTGATCCAGCTCAAGATCGTGCGCTTGAGCGACAAGGCGGAGCACAATATCGAGTTTCCGGAAGCGACGTTTTCTGCAATGTTCAACAACAATCCGGACTTCAACAGCCGTGCACTGCGGTTTACCTATTTCTCGCTGACGACACAGAAATCGGTGTTTGAATACGACATGGAATCGCGCGAGCGCAAGCTTCTAAAGCAGGATGAAATCCCCAGCGGCTATGATGCCACGCAATATCAGGCCGAGCGCATTTTTGCGACGGCGCCGGACGGGGTGCAAGTGCCGATCGCGCTGGTTTACCGCAAGGACAAGTTTCGCAAGGACGGGACGAACCCGGTGTATCTTGACGGCTACGGCGCTTACGGAATTCCGGAGGACCCGTGGTTTTCGGTGGCCCGGATCAGCCTGCTCGACCGCGGTTTTGTGTTTGCGATCGCGCAGGTGCGCGGCGGCGGCGAGATGGGGCGACCGTGGTATTACGCCGGCCGGCTGCTGAACAAGAAGAACACCTTCACCGACTTCATCGCCTGTGCTGAGCACCTGATCAAGGAGAAGTACGCAGCCACGGACAAGGTCATCGCTTATGGCGGGAGCGCCGGCGGTCTGCTGGTCGGGTCGGTGTTGACAATGCGTCCCGATTTGTGGGGTGCGGTCGTTGCCGATGTGCCGTTTGTTGACTTGATCAACACCATGTCGGACTCGACGATTCCGTTGACGGTTACCGAATGGGAGGAATGGGGAAATCCGCTGGAACCGGAATACTATAGTTACATGCGCTCGTACTCGCCGTATGACAATATCCGTGCCACCAACTATCCGCCGATCTTGATTACCGCCGGGTTGAACGATCCGCGCGTGGCGTACTGGGAGCCGGCGAAATTCTGCGCCAAGTTGCGCGCCATGAAGACCGACGGCAATTTACTGCTGTTGAAAACCAATATGGATGCTGGTCACGGCGGGGCGTCGGGGCGTTATGAGGCTTACAAGGAGATCGCGTTTGAATACGCGTTCCTGCTGAAGGTGCTGAAGCTCCAGCCCTGA